Proteins encoded by one window of Hippoglossus hippoglossus isolate fHipHip1 chromosome 15, fHipHip1.pri, whole genome shotgun sequence:
- the LOC117775866 gene encoding LOW QUALITY PROTEIN: dickkopf-related protein 1-like (The sequence of the model RefSeq protein was modified relative to this genomic sequence to represent the inferred CDS: deleted 2 bases in 1 codon), which produces MYSPSAHRFLAVYLTLFGYLGDVYAGTVLMNSNAIKNLPGASGGKSVNTVSPSPRTSPPGGIAHKLPVDTLQPGVCTDDEDCGGDEFCNDARGACLPCRKSRKRCARDSMCCAGTRCSNGVCQANDIEGTNASIITDGHKHNNTMEHQAKKPPTTHVHQPHAVKGQEGDNCLRSADCSEGLCCARHFWSRICKPVLTEGQVCTRHRRKGPMGLELFQRCDCGDGLLCRQEKGERDLSVSRTAARNLHTCQRR; this is translated from the exons ATGTATTCACCGTCTGCGCACCGCTTCTTGGCTGTGTATCTCACGCTGTTTGGATACCTTGGGGACGTTTACGCCGGCACAGTCCTGATGAACTCCAACGCCATCAAGAACTTACCCGGAGCTTCGGGGGGCAAAAGCGTCAACACTGTCAGCCCGAGTCCGCGCACCTCACCCCCCGGAGGCATAGCACACAAATTGCCCGTGGACACCTTGCAG CCGGGTGTTTGCACTGACGATGAAGACTGCGGAGGTGATGAATTCTGCAATGACGCCCGAGGCGCCTGTCTGCCCTGCCGTAAGAGCCGGAAGCGTTGCGCACGAGACTCCATGTGTTGTGCAGGAACCCGCTGCAGCAATG GTGTATGCCAGGCAAATGATATAGAAGGCACAAATGCATCCATCATCACTGACgggcacaaacacaacaacaccatGGAGCATCAAGCCAAGAAGCCTCCCACTACCCACGTCCATCAGCCTCATGCTGTGAAAG GCCAGGAGGGGGACAATTGTCTGAGATCTGCAGACTGCTCAGAGGGTCTGTGCTGTGCCAGACACTTCTGGTCTCGCATCTGCAAGCCCGTGCTGACGGAGGGCCAGGTGTGCACGCGCCACCGCAGGAAAGGA CCCATGGGCCTGGAGCTGTTCCAGCGCTGCGACTGTGGCGACGGCTTGTTGTGCCGACAGGAGAAAGGGGAGCGGGACCTGAGTGTCAGCAGGACTGCAGCACGGAACCTACACACCTGTCAGAGACGCTGA